Below is a window of Candidatus Parvarchaeota archaeon DNA.
TGTCGGCTTTCGGGCTGTCAACCTTTATTATGACCTTGCCGTCCTTGCACTCAACAGATATGGAGTCAACAGTCAGTTTCCCTATGCTGTCAAGCTGCCCTAGCGTAAGCTCGCCCCCTGCGTCAAAGGTGCCAAGCCCCGCCCTTCCGCTTCCATCTGCTTCTTTCCGTTTCATAACATAATTTAACACAATAAAGATATATAAATATTGTGGTAAATAAAAATAATAAGTGTATTGATGCCATACTCTTTTGCATGCAATACGGGCATAAAATACGGGCATAATCAGGCTCAAGTAATGAAGATTATAAGTTCAATGCCCCCTATCCTCTTATGGTGAAAAGAAAGATTGTAAAGTCAATAAATCAAATGCCTTGTGATGAGGCTGGCTGGAGAAAAATGCTGACGCCGCAGCAATATGGGGTGTTAAGGGAGAAAGGCACGGAGGCTCCATTTAGCGGCAAGCTCACTTATAACAAGGAAAGCGGCTCTTATTCGTGTGCGGGCTGCGGCTCAGAGCTTTTTTCCTCTGAGGCAAAATTCGACTCAGGAACTGGCTGGCCGTCCTTCTGGGCGCCAATTTCAAAAGGCAAAATAATTGAAAAGCCCGACTTGTCGCATGGGATGATTAGAAAAGAAATAATTTGCGCCAGGTGCGGCGGGCACCTTGGGCATGTTTTTGAAGACGGGCCAAAAGACAAGACCGGCTTGCGCTATTGTTTAAACTCCTGTTCGCTTGATTTTAAAAAATCTGGAAAAAAGAA
It encodes the following:
- the msrB gene encoding peptide-methionine (R)-S-oxide reductase MsrB, whose protein sequence is MVKRKIVKSINQMPCDEAGWRKMLTPQQYGVLREKGTEAPFSGKLTYNKESGSYSCAGCGSELFSSEAKFDSGTGWPSFWAPISKGKIIEKPDLSHGMIRKEIICARCGGHLGHVFEDGPKDKTGLRYCLNSCSLDFKKSGKK